GGGTTGGTGCCTGCATAAACAGGAAAAGAGAAGAACTGATTGATCACAGCGGCCGAATTAATGAGATCTCCACTGCCAGAGAGATCTTTGCACTGGTTGGAGTCAGCCACTTTGGTTTTTCCTGTATCAATCTGGCCAATTATCTGGGAGTAAGTGGATCAGCGGTTTCGAAGATGATCTCCAGGAGCAACAGAATAAATGAACTGGACTTTCTAAAAGAGATGGTTTGCACGTAAGCTACGTTTGTTCCATTGAAGTCGTAAAGTACGGCATTGGTTAATGCCCATTCTCCTCTATTGTAATAGCCTTCAGTTTTTTTCCCTATCAATGAATTAGAGCAGGGAAATAGCTGCTCCTAGTGTAGAGATATTGGGAACTATTTGCGGAATTGAGGAAAAATGTGAGATGATGCCTCGGATTTAAGGTCTGGCGAGGCTGAATCGATAATTCACCTGCGAGGTAAAACAATGATTAAAATGCAAAGTCCTTAGGTCACCTCTGAGGAAAAATAGTGATCGAAAGCAGAGTCGTTAAATCATCTCTGAGGTGAAACTATGATCCCTGGGTACTTAAGTCACCTCTGAGGTAAAGACACCCTGAGGTAAACCTCAAAAACCTGCATTCCTCCCGAATATCTATCACAACAACTGAAAAGCCCTACCCCCCCCTTATCCCAAACTCCCCACCTTCTCCAATGCAGCATTGAAAATTCTCACTACTTCCTTCAATTCCGACTCCTTATTCCTCTTCATCCAAAGATCAATAAATTCATCAGTCAGAAGCCGCCCGGTTTTAATCAGGTTTTCTTTACTAATTGGCAGTTCACATTTCTGTCCATATTCCTTTACCTTCTTAAAACATAGAAGCCCCAGTGTCCATTGAACCGCCCGTGCACTCCAGAAAAGCTCCCCGTATTTCTCATAAGTATAATTATCCAGCCCGGATATTGCATCGGCTATCTCCCCTGCTCTTCGGAAATTCTCCACCAGAGTTACACTATCCATTTCTTTGACCATCTCTTCTCTGTTCCATAACCCCTGCAGGTTTATGATCCAGGCGTAAATGTTGCCGAAATGGTAAGTATACAGACTTCCCAGTTCCCTTAGAAGGTTGTAAAGAGTTCTGGATTGCTCGCCCCATTCAACCACAGAAGCAGCATGATCAAACTCTTTATCATCACTGTAGGATTCATGATTCCATGAAAGAGCAGCAGCCAGCATCGCTCCATGGAGCGCGCCGGAAAGGAAGTTTACATGACCGCAATCACCCCAGTCTGTCAGAAGAATCCCTCTGGCATTAAAAGAATACCCATGGGAGATCATCCGGCGAATGTTTAAGGATGCGTTTTCAATGTCATAGGAAAATCTGCTCCACCCCCGTGCTCCCGGACAACAGTACTGTGTAAGGCCTTTTTCTGCAAAAAGTTTTACCCCTTCTTCATCTATATCCGGGTCATATCCCCAGTTAAGAAAAACCATCTCAGGAGGAAGCTCCCCTATAAGATCGGGGTGATTAAGTACTATATCTCCCCACATCATTGGTATCTTTCCGTTTTTTATCACAACTCCCGCGATCTTTTTAACAAAATCAACATAGATCCTGCCAACCCCTATTTTTTCTGCCCTGTTGAAGTTTTTTCCTTTGCCCA
The Fibrobacter sp. DNA segment above includes these coding regions:
- a CDS encoding family 20 glycosylhydrolase; this encodes MYLIPQVKKLTFINGIFSIDPGDKIYVPELSEEYMPVILTINKTLEKRMCFILSAESPPDIYCKGIYFCKVEAAGPEDYTLSVSREKIEITGKGEEAFFRAVQTLCQIIDQCGREIPCLYIEDSPDFPCRGFYHDITRGKVPRLDTLKWLAERLAYYKFNQMQLYIEHTFAFRNIPELWKDKSPVTAEEIRELDSFCRSLHIELVPSLSTFGHLYELLRLKRFEHLNELDIKASEIPHNLWDRMAHYTIDPSNPESFALIESMITELLPLFSSKYFNICCDETFDLGKGKNFNRAEKIGVGRIYVDFVKKIAGVVIKNGKIPMMWGDIVLNHPDLIGELPPEMVFLNWGYDPDIDEEGVKLFAEKGLTQYCCPGARGWSRFSYDIENASLNIRRMISHGYSFNARGILLTDWGDCGHVNFLSGALHGAMLAAALSWNHESYSDDKEFDHAASVVEWGEQSRTLYNLLRELGSLYTYHFGNIYAWIINLQGLWNREEMVKEMDSVTLVENFRRAGEIADAISGLDNYTYEKYGELFWSARAVQWTLGLLCFKKVKEYGQKCELPISKENLIKTGRLLTDEFIDLWMKRNKESELKEVVRIFNAALEKVGSLG